From the Methanobacterium sp. CWC-01 genome, the window TCGGTTCCTTACACCGGGGATCATTGATTTTTTTATTTTTAAAGAAGGAACATGTTCATTAATTGCAGACCGGCGATGAACAACAAGGTTATACTGAAGAAGCCGTAGTCTTTGGAATCTAGTCTAGTTTTAGCCCGGTAGGTCTGGGTATTTTCAGAATAACCCCGGGACATCATGCTCAGGTAAACCTTTTCCCCCTGTTCAAATGCTCTAAGGAACATCATAGTGATTGTTTCGCCTACTTTTCTTAACCTCCACTTATAAGAGGTCTTCTTATTGAATATGTCAAAGCAGCGGGTGGACTGGGCATTTAATATATTCTCAAGTTGATCGTAGAAGAAAAAAAGATATCTAACGGTGAGGTTCAGGAGCATAGCCAACTGGTGGGGTACTCCTAATCTCTGTGCGGAGGCCACCAGGTCCTGCATGGAAGTTGATGATGATAAAAACACAATGGCCGTAACTGCAACTACCATTCTAGAGAGGAGTAAGGCTCCGAAAAACAGACCATAATCTGTAATTTGTAACCAACCAAAAGGTCCGGTCCAGATCACATTTCCTGGCTGAAAGAACGGTTGTATTAGGGCCACGAATCCTCCGAATGGGATGATGAGGGCAATCCGCTTTAAGGCATATTTAGGGGTAACATTAGATATGGAAACCAGGATTAAAAGGTATACTTCCATTATGGCCAGAATCATGATGTTAGCACTGGAAACTGCGTATATTATGATTAACATTGCAGATATGAGTTTTATCCTTCCATCTAAGTTGTTCATGAAGCTTTCTTTACGAGCTTCTCGATCGATTTCAGCCAGTCCTTCCATGGTATCTCTTCTTTTATTTATTATGAAAAGTATATAAAAAATCAGTTAGGTAAAAAAGCAGTTGGGAGCTTAAAAATAAGCTCCCTTAATTATTCTGGACCTTTACCTTTTTCTTTTGCTGAGGAAGGTTGCCAATCCCAGCATCACTAGCACCACCAATATTGTCCCGAAAATTAGGGCTGCAACACCACCCCAGGGATTATCTTCCATTCCCGGTATGGCGTAGTCAGGTAATGGTGATTCGAATGTTGCTTCAGATTCAGGGACTTCCAGACTTTCTGCAGCACTTTCCAATCCGTCTGGATTGCTGGATGCCAAGAAGGGTGCTAGAATGGCTATAACTATGGCTATGGCCAGACCACCCATCACTAAGTTACGATTTTGGGTGTTCATTGCAGGGCCTCCTGTTTACTACTGCTAACCCAGTCGGCTAACAAGTCTGATCTCACCCTGTCGATTCCCAGAACTACCACTACAGAGATCACACCTTCAATACATCCAATCACAGCGTGATAAAGTCCCATGAAGGCAATTCCTTCTGCCAGTGGGAAAGTACCAGCCCAGGCCATTTCAAAGGCACAGGCAATGGATGCCAGGAATATTGAGGCCCATGATGCAATAAAGACTGCTGGTACTCTTCCAATTCCTTTGAGTGTTTTGTAAGCATAGAATCCAACAAAACCACCAATAATTCCCATGTTGACTATGTTGGCTCCAAGAGCCGTCATTCCACCATCTCCAAATATCAATCCCTGTAATATCAGCACAATGGACAGAACCAGTACTGCAGCCCAGGGACTGAAAAATATAATTGCTATCAATGCTGCGCCTACCATATGACCACTGGTTCCCCAGGGTATTGGTATGTTCATAGCCTGTATTGCGAATATACCTGCGGCCAGAACGGCCAACAGTGGAACGTTCCTTTCGTCCAAGTTCGATCGGGCCCATCTAAGCGAAATACCTAGCGCTACCAGGGCAATGATCCAGTAGATCGCGCACTGCCATAACGGAATAAAACCATCTGGTATATGCATATTTTTCCCTCCTCTCTTTTCACACCATGACTGACCAGTATTACTTCACAGCCAATTTAGGTGAACTTAGTAATACTCCTTTAAAGGCCTTGAAATTCATTTTAACTGGTAAAATGAGGTTTTATTTATAATCATATAAAGGTTTCTGTTAGTATTACTGAATGGTTTTTTTCATTATTTTTAGTATTAAAAATTTATTACAAAAACGTCCCTTTTTGGCAGGGAAGTAATACGCAAACTTTATATATATAGATCACCACAATCTCAAAATATCATTATAAATCATTAATAATTCGGTGATACATGTGGCACCTAAACCAAAAGAGATGAAGGACGATTTCTGGAAATCAAAGGATATAAAAATCTCTATCGGGGAGATAGAGGAAAAAGATGGCAATAAAATCGGAGAAGAAGTCCCCATGGGTCCAACTCCCAAACCTCATGTAACCGATCTGCGATCATGGGATATGAAGCTACTGGATCGGTACCAACCATTCTACGCACCATTCTGTGATATGTGCTGTTTGTGCACCTTCGGAAAATGCGACCTAACTGGCAAGAAAGGTGCTTGTGGGATTGATTCTGCGGCTCAACAGGCGCGGATAGTGCTTCTAGCGTGTAATATAGGTACAGCAGCTCATGCTGGGCACGCACGCCACCTGGTGGAACATCTCATTGAAACTTTCGGGGCAGATTTCCCCATCGATTTAGGGATGAATATTGACATCGAAGCTCCTTTAATCCGAACCTTAATGGGTAAGAAACCGGAAAAGCTGGGCGATCTTAAAGAAGTGATCTCTTATGTTGAAGAACAAATGTCCCACCTTTTATCTGCTTGTCACACCGGGCAAGAAGGAAGTAGCCTTGATTTTGAGTCTAAAGCACTTCATTCGGGGATGATGGATGATTTAGCGCGTGAAGTCGGTGACATTGCCCAAATTGTGGCCTTGAACATGCCAAAAGGTGATGAGGATGCACCTCTCGTGGAAATGGGAATGGGAACTATCGACAGTAAAAAGCCAGTTGTGCTTTGTATAGGTCATAATGTTCTTCCAGGTGCTGGAATAATGGATTACTTGGATGAAACCGGCCAGGAAGAGGATTTAGAGGTCTGTGGTATATGTTGTGCAGCCATAGATGTAACTCGTTATAACGACCGGGCTAAAGTAGTGGGCCCCCTCTCTAAACAGCTTAAATTCATCCGCAGCGGCGTGGCTGATGTTATTGTTGTTGACGAGCAATGTATACGTACGGATGTACTTGAAGAAGCATTAAATAAGAATAGTGCGGTTATCGCCACCACCGATAAGATGTGTTTAGGACTTCCCGACATGACCGATGAAGAAGCCGATAAAATCGTTTCCAAACTGGTCAACAAGGAAATATCTGGAGCCTTAATCCTCAATCCTAAAAAGGTTGGGGAAGTCTCGGTTAAAGTGGCTAAAATTTTATCACCTGAACGTGAAAAACTTAAACTTTTGCCGGAATTAGATGAAATACAAAAAATAGCCGCAAATTGTACTGAGTGCGGATGGTGTAATCGTGTTTGTCCCAACAACAAGCCAATGATGGAGGCTGTTGTGGCAGCAGGTAAAGGTGATTTTTCCAAGTTCCAGGACTTATACGAATATGATGTATGTTACAGCTGCGGTAGATGCGAACAAGAATGTGAAAGAGATCTTCCTCTGATGGATATCATAACTAAAGTGGGAGAGCACTTCGTTAAAGATGAGAAATTCAATATCCGGGCCGGCCGAGGGCCAGTACAAGATGTAGAAATCCGAAGAGTCGGGGCTCCACTAGTTCTAGG encodes:
- a CDS encoding PDGLE domain-containing protein; the encoded protein is MNTQNRNLVMGGLAIAIVIAILAPFLASSNPDGLESAAESLEVPESEATFESPLPDYAIPGMEDNPWGGVAALIFGTILVVLVMLGLATFLSKRKR
- the cdhA gene encoding CO dehydrogenase/acetyl-CoA synthase complex subunit alpha; its protein translation is MKDDFWKSKDIKISIGEIEEKDGNKIGEEVPMGPTPKPHVTDLRSWDMKLLDRYQPFYAPFCDMCCLCTFGKCDLTGKKGACGIDSAAQQARIVLLACNIGTAAHAGHARHLVEHLIETFGADFPIDLGMNIDIEAPLIRTLMGKKPEKLGDLKEVISYVEEQMSHLLSACHTGQEGSSLDFESKALHSGMMDDLAREVGDIAQIVALNMPKGDEDAPLVEMGMGTIDSKKPVVLCIGHNVLPGAGIMDYLDETGQEEDLEVCGICCAAIDVTRYNDRAKVVGPLSKQLKFIRSGVADVIVVDEQCIRTDVLEEALNKNSAVIATTDKMCLGLPDMTDEEADKIVSKLVNKEISGALILNPKKVGEVSVKVAKILSPEREKLKLLPELDEIQKIAANCTECGWCNRVCPNNKPMMEAVVAAGKGDFSKFQDLYEYDVCYSCGRCEQECERDLPLMDIITKVGEHFVKDEKFNIRAGRGPVQDVEIRRVGAPLVLGDIPGVIAFVGCSNYPDGGKEVAEMAKEFLERNYIVVATGCGAMSIGEYKDEEGKTLYEQYSGDFDARGLVNMGSCVSNAHISGACIKIANIFAKKPLEGNFEEIADYILNRVGACGVAWGAYSQKAAAIATGVNRWGIPVVIGPHGSKYRRLYLGRADKKENWKIKDLRTGKIMDGEPAPEHLIYAAETVEEAMPVIAKLCIRPTDTAKGRQIKLNHYIDIYKRYFGVLPPDINLFVRNDKDIPITHKKEVKDLLEEVGWEPREIPQEPSLMGLDGD
- the cbiM gene encoding cobalt transporter CbiM, translated to MHIPDGFIPLWQCAIYWIIALVALGISLRWARSNLDERNVPLLAVLAAGIFAIQAMNIPIPWGTSGHMVGAALIAIIFFSPWAAVLVLSIVLILQGLIFGDGGMTALGANIVNMGIIGGFVGFYAYKTLKGIGRVPAVFIASWASIFLASIACAFEMAWAGTFPLAEGIAFMGLYHAVIGCIEGVISVVVVLGIDRVRSDLLADWVSSSKQEALQ
- the cbiQ gene encoding cobalt ECF transporter T component CbiQ translates to MEGLAEIDREARKESFMNNLDGRIKLISAMLIIIYAVSSANIMILAIMEVYLLILVSISNVTPKYALKRIALIIPFGGFVALIQPFFQPGNVIWTGPFGWLQITDYGLFFGALLLSRMVVAVTAIVFLSSSTSMQDLVASAQRLGVPHQLAMLLNLTVRYLFFFYDQLENILNAQSTRCFDIFNKKTSYKWRLRKVGETITMMFLRAFEQGEKVYLSMMSRGYSENTQTYRAKTRLDSKDYGFFSITLLFIAGLQLMNMFLL